From the Lathyrus oleraceus cultivar Zhongwan6 chromosome 3, CAAS_Psat_ZW6_1.0, whole genome shotgun sequence genome, the window CGTCTTCATCTATATAAATATTTTTGCTGCAAAAATTAAATTAGTTCACTAACAACACTCAAGAACACCTAACTATCTCAAAATCAATTTTATAAAATCATCTGAATCTCTCAATCTCTTACAAAATTATATCCAAACATACCAATGTGATATCcaatttatataaaaaaaatgttcACCTACACTGCATTTGGTGAAAAAATCTATCCGACAGAATTTTTTTAAACAAATTTTTGAGCCTTCTTGAGCCAGGACCAGGTTTAAGCAAACCATAATTCTCAGTTCTCAAACCTGAACATGCTTTGTTCTTTCCACCCTTAGAACACCATCCACCAAAAGAAAACCCTCCTTTATACCTTTTCAGAAGCTCTCTATCAATTTTATCGAGAACAAGATCATTCCTTTTGAATTTTCTTGCGAACGGACGCATACTCAGAACCATTTTCCTATAATCTTTAAGTCCTAGAGACCGAGGATGTTGTTTTGGAGGATTGTCCCAAGTAATATAGTGAAGATCATGGTTGACAGTGGTGTTCTTGTAATCTTCTGAGTTGCATATTACTGTCTGGAAATATCCTTCTGGCGATGAGACGAAATTTGTGTAGTAGAGAAGTAGGGTTCTTGGTAGATTTTCCCAACCCATTATGCAATACTCAGCAAATGATCTTGATACTATTGTCCAAGCAGAACCTGAATTTTGAGAATATTAATTCATCATCAAGTTAGCTTATGCAAAAAAAATGTTACAATTGTAGATTATGTCATGCAACttttgaagtcaaacagaaaattagAAAAAGAAATTTATTACCAATAGATAAATAGTACTAATCTTAGTGGTTAAGAGGAAGTTGAGAGGTTTCACTCAACTTTATATAGTTAGGTAAAATTTCTTGATTACCACATTATACACATGAACACTCAACACCTACCACCTACCATTTAAATTACTTTCCATGATTAATGGATATAGATGTACTTGAAAGGGACATTACTTTTTGTACCATCCATAACACTGATAGTTTAATCCTTAATCTATAAATCCAATCATAACACCTAACTTCTGATGCAAATGTTTGGTTCAAAAGTTCTAATCCAAGTGACATAAATGTCAAACTAATCTATGAGTTGGCATAGTTGGTAAAGATTTGGGGCATGAAAGGATACTCTTTTTAAGGTGTCAAGAATAATATAGATAAGATAAGCTAAGAGATTGAAgggaaataaaataaaaacctGTGTAGAGTTTGAAAGAAGTTGGCAAATTCCTTTGCTTAATGATCCACCAAATCTCCGATTTATTCAGACTATATAGTCCTGGATCTATAATCATTGGCTTCCCTCTCTTATTTCTAAAATTAGATATAAATAAAAAGTCATAAAAATTAGTACAAATcaaaatcataaaacagaaaATCACAAAGCAACAATTCCACTCACAATTTCCAACCCAAACGACTACTATGTTGTATGAAATTAAAATCCCTTGGCACCTCAGAAAAAACTTGGATCAGATCTGAAAATCCAGAAAGTTCAACACAAATTCAAACAATCATAAACAAATCTTGAATCAAGTAAATGGCACAGAAAAATTAAGAACACTCACCATACCATCTTGTGTAACCAAGGGATAATCAGAAGCACTAAGATTAATAAACCAATCCCAATGACATGTCCTAAGAAGCATTGCCATAGCATGAAGAGTAGTTGCAAGCATAGTTGGTCCTCTATATGTAACCAAATTGGGTTTCCCAACAATCCAAACATTCCCAACTTGACTAAAAACAGGATCATTAGCCACAAATGTTGCAACATCTTTGTGTTCTGAATCTGGTGCACCTAAGTCCATGTGAATCAAATAGTAGTTGTTTGGATGGTACAATACTTTGAGTAATCTTTTGAGTTTTATAGTGTCTCCTTTGGAGGATGAGATCAAGTAAGCAAATGTAACTGGGTAGGTGTGGTTTGTTCTTAGGATGTTGAAGTAGTCCATAGTAGTGGGTTTCATGGTTGAGATTTGAAGGGTTAATCTTGTTGGGATGAAGAGAAAGAAGAATAACATTGAGGTTATTATGAAGGAAAACATGAATATTTTGATACCCATTTGAGAGAAAATTGTAAAAGTTGAATAAAAAAATTGTGGGTGAGAGAGAGGAGAAGGTGTAGGGTGAGTAATGTTGAATGGTTAATGATGTAAGATTTTGTTGGGGTGTGAGTGGGAGCTATGAATAGTGTGCTTTACATATATATTGTGAGTTCTTTTCTTTGGACACAAGGTCTCTATTTGTCAGTAAATTGTCGGTTGAGACAAGAAGAATGCAACTTGCATTCCACTTATAATTATAACCATTTGTTATTGTTGAGCTAGTTGCAATGTCAAAAATAGGTAAAATAGAATTTTGTGCTCATTTATTAAAACTAAGGTGGAGAAAGTATATTCCTTCTTTACATTTTATTTTGGTTTGGATAGTCATTTTGGATCCATTCCCCTGTTTTTTTTCTCTTCATTCCTATCATAACTCTTTATCTCACTCTTAATTTCACTTTCTCTTTAttacaaaatattttattttaaagaGAGCATGAACTTAAAAGTATAATAGAAAGTTAGTTAGAGAATAAAGAAAAGAAAATGGATTTAAATGTTGTGATATAAACAAGTTACTTAGATATTTGGTTAACAAGATAGTTTATTTGCTATGATTAATTAATTGGATTATAAGTAATATATTGTATATGAATATATGCATAGTGTAATTCAATTTTATCAATCAATAATataatttctttttattttctcTCTCATTCCTTCTTCATCCAAAGTGTTTTTGCACTAATAAATTGGTATTTAGAGCCTTGGGTTCGTTCTTCTTGATCAGAAATTCAAGAACTACACGTTGGTGGTCGTGTTTCCAAGGACCGTGGATTGTATTTGCTACAAAGATGAATGATATCAATGGTAATCACaattctcttccaattcttgatgGCAAAAATTGGATCTGATGTAGAAAACATATGTTATCATTGTTTGATTTTCATGAAACTCTAGAAGTGGTTACTAATGGCTTCTTGAGCTTGCTAACAACGCTAATGAGGCTCGGAGAATCAACCATAAGGATGCCAAGAAGAAAGATTGCAAGGCTACGTCCCGTATTCAATCTGTATTAGATACGACGGATTTTGATCGGATTTCTCATGTTGAATCGGGGAAGGAGACATGGGATATTCTTGTCGAGTATTATGAAGGTGGTGAGAAGGTTAAAGTTATCAAGTTGCAGACACTACGAAGGTAGTATGAGTTACTGCAGATGGGAGAAAATGAAAAGATTGCAGGCTATGTCTCGAAGGTGCGGAATATTATTCGTCTCATGAAAGGTTGTGGTGAAGTCTtaactgataagatgatagttgagaaggtaatgcacacgttgacctctcactttgatcacattatcgtagccattcaagaatccaacaatcttgaaacctTAAAATTAGAAAATCTGGTTGGTTCGTTGGAGGCACATGAGTTAAGGATTGGAAAGGAAAGGGATTCAAGATTTGATACAAGCACTGCAAGCCTAGACATGGAGGTGGAAAATACACATCCAAAgtatttaaatatttttgtgtAGAACATGATATTGATCACGAGGTAAATGTTCCTTACACGCTTTAACATAATGGAATAACAAAAATAAGAAACATTATCATATTGGATATGGCCAGATGAATGTTAAAGCAGAAGAACTCGCCAAAATCCTTATAAGGTGAAACAATCACTACTGTTGTTTATATTCTGAGCAGGCGCCCAACCAAAAAACTGAAGAACAAGGTTCCTGAAGAAGTATGAAGTAGCAAACGACCATTAATGAGTGACCTGAAGATGTTTGACTCTATTTGCTATAAGCATGTTCCTGATGCAAGAAGAAGGAAACTTGATGATAAAATTGAATCTATGATCCTGGTAGGATATCATAAGATCGGAGTATACAGGCTATTCAATCCAATCAATGATAAGATCGTCATGAGTCGAGACATTATGATTGATGAGAACTCTGTCTGGGGTTGGAATTCATGTGATGCAACTAACAAGCCATTGATGAGTTATGGGTTTGATGAAGAAAGTGGTGAgcacattcttgcaaccttgcatGCATGTGTCTTGTCCTTTGAGTtctgcttgtgcttgcttgacATCTGACTTCTTCTTGCGAACTTCTCTTTTGAC encodes:
- the LOC127126585 gene encoding beta-glucuronosyltransferase GlcAT14A, with product MGIKIFMFSFIITSMLFFFLFIPTRLTLQISTMKPTTMDYFNILRTNHTYPVTFAYLISSSKGDTIKLKRLLKVLYHPNNYYLIHMDLGAPDSEHKDVATFVANDPVFSQVGNVWIVGKPNLVTYRGPTMLATTLHAMAMLLRTCHWDWFINLSASDYPLVTQDDLIQVFSEVPRDFNFIQHSSRLGWKLNKRGKPMIIDPGLYSLNKSEIWWIIKQRNLPTSFKLYTGSAWTIVSRSFAEYCIMGWENLPRTLLLYYTNFVSSPEGYFQTVICNSEDYKNTTVNHDLHYITWDNPPKQHPRSLGLKDYRKMVLSMRPFARKFKRNDLVLDKIDRELLKRYKGGFSFGGWCSKGGKNKACSGLRTENYGLLKPGPGSRRLKNLFKKILSDRFFHQMQCR